In Streptomyces sp. TS71-3, the following proteins share a genomic window:
- a CDS encoding ABC transporter substrate-binding protein, whose product MATLLSVCALGACTGAPASGGAADSAKQAPVSVSSCGTAATVQAPPKRLVTLNEGATEVALSLGLQSRMAGTAYLDDSIPAKWKAAYDSVPVLSKEYPTKEKLLAARPDFLYASYSSAFTDKVAGTRDELHGEGIPSYLSPFGCGDDKQVPPVSWQSVWGELGDVAEVFGVTPRATAIQKQQKQELAELARTGAGKGLDVLWYDSDTKTPFVGAGHGGPQLILGAVGARNVFGHLPGGWQSVSWEKVAAADPDAIVLADASWDTAQSKIHYLEHDPVLSRLTAVRHRAFVVVPFSESTPGVLLADGASRVSAGLAKLHLGS is encoded by the coding sequence GTGGCGACCTTGCTGTCCGTCTGCGCTCTCGGGGCCTGCACCGGCGCTCCCGCGTCCGGCGGTGCGGCGGACAGCGCGAAGCAGGCGCCGGTGAGCGTGAGCAGTTGCGGGACCGCGGCAACGGTCCAGGCGCCTCCCAAGCGGCTGGTCACGCTCAACGAGGGAGCCACGGAGGTGGCGTTGTCGCTCGGCCTGCAGTCCCGCATGGCGGGAACGGCGTATCTCGACGACTCCATCCCGGCGAAGTGGAAGGCGGCCTACGACTCCGTCCCGGTGCTCTCCAAGGAATACCCGACGAAGGAGAAGCTCCTCGCGGCCCGTCCCGACTTCCTGTACGCCTCCTACTCCAGCGCGTTCACGGACAAGGTCGCCGGCACGCGTGACGAACTCCACGGCGAGGGCATCCCCTCGTACCTCTCCCCGTTCGGATGCGGCGACGACAAGCAGGTGCCGCCGGTGTCCTGGCAGTCGGTGTGGGGCGAGCTGGGCGACGTGGCCGAGGTCTTCGGCGTGACGCCGCGGGCCACCGCCATTCAGAAGCAGCAGAAGCAGGAGCTGGCCGAGCTCGCCAGGACGGGCGCGGGCAAGGGCCTGGACGTGCTGTGGTACGACTCGGACACCAAGACCCCGTTCGTCGGTGCCGGACACGGCGGGCCGCAACTCATCCTCGGCGCCGTGGGAGCCCGCAACGTCTTCGGGCATCTGCCGGGCGGCTGGCAGAGCGTGAGCTGGGAGAAGGTCGCCGCTGCCGATCCGGATGCCATCGTGCTCGCGGATGCCAGTTGGGACACGGCCCAATCCAAGATCCACTACCTGGAGCACGATCCGGTCCTGAGCAGGCTCACCGCGGTCCGACACAGGGCGTTCGTGGTGGTGCCGTTCTCGGAGTCGACTCCCGGGGTTCTCCTCGCGGACGGTGCCTCCCGGGTGTCCGCCGGGCTGGCCAAGCTGCACCTCGGTTCATGA